CCTTCATCAAGGACTAAATTAAATCAATTCGTGTGAACAGGAAATGAGCAAAAAGTTAATTTTCTAATTTTGCATGACATGGTAGACCCGACAAATCCAAGTTCCGACTCTTTTTTGACTTTGGCTTCACCCACCTCAGGATTATATAAGGATCGAGGCAGTAAATTTCTCTACTTTGCTTTTCCCGTTTCTGACGAAGAAGAGATTAAGCTTAAACTAGCCGAACTGCGAAAAACGTATTATGACGCCACCCACCATTGCTATGCCTGGATTTTAGGGACGCGAGGAGATCAATTTCGAGCCAATGATGATGGAGAACCTAACCATTCCGCTGGAGATCCAATTCTAGGACAAATCCGGTCTTTTGGCCTTTCCCATACCCTTGTCGTTGTAGTTCGGTATTTTGGAGGTACCAAACTGGGGGTGAGTGGACTTATTCAAGCTTATAAAAATTCGGCTTTTGAAGCTCTTCAGGGAGCAGAAATTATTCGAAAGTGGGAAATGGCCGAATTGAAAATTCGATTCCCTTACCTCTTGATGAATGATGTCATGAAGATCATTAAGCAAGACTCCCTAGATATCAAATCTCAAGAATTGGAACTTAATTGCCTTTTTAAACTCGAATTTAGATCTGGTCTTTTGAGTGAAATCAGTGAAAAATTCAGTTCCCTTGATGGGCTTGAGCTAATTACCTATTAAATAAAGAATCTAGCATCCCCTCCTCTTGCAAGACCTGAAACACCTCCACACAGGCCCAAGCATCCGTGGCTGCGTAGCGAAGCTGCTTTTCGGTCAATGTTTCTGCCTCCCAATTGGATACTTGCTCTGATTTTGAAATCCGCATTTTCAGAACCATCCCACAAAGGTTTCTAACCCCCACATTATGGAAGCCCACTTTTTTAAGCTCATCATTTAAATCGAAAAATGATTGCGGGTAAAAAGAATCAGTAAGTTTTCGCAAAGCTTTGATATCATCGTGCACTGCTGCGCCTATTTTCAAAAGATTCTCTTTTTCTAATAAGCTTCTCAAAGGATCCGGAAAGCCAATCTTATTCAATCGAAATACAAAAGCCTGCTCGCGGGTGGAAAGCTGAAGTAAAGAGACATGATTAAACTGACCTTTTCGAAATGATGGTTTAGTTTCAGTATCAAATCCAATCATTCCCTGATCTTCCAAAAAATCTACTGCTTCTTCTACCTGATCTGGCTCATCAATCAAATAGATTTTGCCATCAAACTGACCCAAGGGAAGCTCATTGAGCTCATCTTTGGTAATACTAAATGGAATCATACTTCCTCTGCTTCCTCTTCGATATAATTAATCCCGATTTTCAAATATCCATACAAGATGGTCATAAACGGGCTGATGATATTAAAAAAACAATAAGGTGCGTAAACTAGAGTGGCAACCCCAAGTACTGAAGCTTGAGTCGCCCCGCAGGTATTCCATGGAACAAGCACTGAGGTTACTGTTGCCGAGTCCTCTAAAGTTCGGCTAAGATTCTCAGGCTTTAATCCTCGCTTTCGATATACATCCGCATACATTCTTCCCGGCACCAAAATAGCCAAATATTGATCTGAGGTGGTGATGTTGAAGAAAATACAAGTGGCTGCCGTCGAAGCGATTAAAGAACCCACCTTATGAACCTTTTGAATTACAGCTTCTGCCATGACTCGTAACATCCCACTTTCCTCCATGATCCCTCCAAATGCCATCGCACACAAAATCAACCAAATAGTATCTAGCATGCCTGCCATTCCTCCTGTCACCAACAACTCATTTACAACGTCATTTTCAGTAACTACACTAATCTCTCCATAAAGCGCCATCATCACCGATTTGAAATTCAAATACAAGGAAGATCCCGATTCGGCAGCTACTTCTGAAATAATCTCCGGTTGAAAAATCACAGCAAAAACACCTCCTAACAAGGCCCCGGCAAGTAAGGCTGGAACTGCTGGAACTTTTCGAACGATCATAATCAACACCAATCCAGGAACTACAAACAACCATGGAGTGACATTGAATTTGGATTGAATAACCTCTGAAATCACCTTCACATCATCAACACTGCCCGAAGTAGTATAATTGATCCCAATCACTCCAAACAGAATCAAGGTGATAATCATGGACGGTGTGGTGGTTTTTGCCATATATCGAATATGGGTAAACAAATCAGTACCTGCCATGGCTGGAGCTAGATTGGTCGTATCAGAAAGTGGGGACATTTTGTCTCCAAAATAGGCTCCAGAAATAATGGAACCTGCAATGATTCCTTCCTCAAATCCAAGTGCTTTTCCAATTCCTAACAAGGCCACCCCTACCGTAGCCACTGTCGTCCAACTACTTCCCGTTGCCACAGAAACGACTGCACTGATGAAGCATGCCGCTATCAAAAAGACTTCTGCATTAAGAACTTTTAGACCATAATAGATCATTGAAGGTACGATACCGCTGAGTAGCCATGTCCCGGCTAGTGCTCCAATCAAAAAAAGTATCAGAATACTCCCCATGGCAGAACTGATACTTTTGACAATTCCATCTTGAAGTGTTTCCCAGGAGTAACCCAATCTAAAAATGGCCACAAAAGAAGCCACCATCGCGGAGAGAATCAATACGATTTGATTAGATCCAGATAAGCCATCTGTCCCGAAAACCTTGATGTTGATGATCAATAAAACAATTAAAAAAATCAGCGGGATGAGTGCATCCCAGACTTTGGGGACCTTCGGAATTCCTTTCATTCAATAATTTTTCACCAGTTAGAAGCCTTGAATCTAATAAAAAAACCCTTTACAACTCTGACAAAATAGAGGAAAGGTCTTTGCCTACTTCCCAACCAATCGCCACACCCATACCTCCCAATCGTACTCCTACCGCTGTTTTGCTACCAATGGGTTCGAGAATTGGAACCTTCTTTTTCCCAAATGCCATGATTCCTGTCCATTCTTTTTCCCAAACTACCTTTCGGAATGGGAAAATAATTTCATCGGCAATCTGAGTGAGATAAGCACGGATTTTCGGATTGACTTCAAATTCAGTTGTTTTTTCAGTAGAAAAATCCTGATTTCTACCTCCTCCCAACAGTAGACGACCATCCACCTCCCGGAAATAGACATAGCCTTTGTCATAATGAAAAGTCCCCTTCCAAGGAAATTCCATACCTAATTGCTCACTAACCAACACCAAACCCCTCCCCGGCTCGAGTTCTGCCTTGGGCCAGATTTTTTGTGTGAAAGCATTGGTACAAATCGCAATTTTTCCAGCTTTTAATTCACTCAAGGTCTTTTGAAAACCGGTAGTAACTAGAACTTTTCCCTCATTGGGTTCAACTTCCAAGACTTCAGAACCCGTCAATAGTTGGATTCCTAGTTGAGAAGCTTTTTGCCAAAGTGAAAGCAGGTAAGCCCCAGGATCCAATTCTCCTTCGAATCGATTTTTCACAATGGCTTTTACACCTTCCGAAAAACCCAACATCTCAGGTTGTTTAACTAAGGAAAAAACCTTTTTCTCAAAAATGGAAGACAACAATGCATTCATGTGTTCGAGCTGATCAAGAGCTTCCAATTGATCTTTTTGAATCAACTCAAAACCTCCAGAAGGCACATACCGGAGGGATTTATCCCCAAAGACTTTTCTGATTTGGGTAAGTCCTCGGTAACGCTTTTCAACTAAAGCGAGCACCTCTGACTGGGTCATATGCCACAAATCATCCAAAATCTCGGTCAGACTCCCAAAACAAGCAAAGCCGGCATTTTTGGTTGAAGCTCCAGTTGGAAACAGCCCTCGTTCTAAAATCAATACACCAGCCTTGGGGAATTTTTCT
Above is a window of Algoriphagus sanaruensis DNA encoding:
- a CDS encoding IMPACT family protein — protein: MVDPTNPSSDSFLTLASPTSGLYKDRGSKFLYFAFPVSDEEEIKLKLAELRKTYYDATHHCYAWILGTRGDQFRANDDGEPNHSAGDPILGQIRSFGLSHTLVVVVRYFGGTKLGVSGLIQAYKNSAFEALQGAEIIRKWEMAELKIRFPYLLMNDVMKIIKQDSLDIKSQELELNCLFKLEFRSGLLSEISEKFSSLDGLELITY
- a CDS encoding 3'-5' exonuclease; its protein translation is MIPFSITKDELNELPLGQFDGKIYLIDEPDQVEEAVDFLEDQGMIGFDTETKPSFRKGQFNHVSLLQLSTREQAFVFRLNKIGFPDPLRSLLEKENLLKIGAAVHDDIKALRKLTDSFYPQSFFDLNDELKKVGFHNVGVRNLCGMVLKMRISKSEQVSNWEAETLTEKQLRYAATDAWACVEVFQVLQEEGMLDSLFNR
- the nhaC gene encoding Na+/H+ antiporter NhaC, with protein sequence MKGIPKVPKVWDALIPLIFLIVLLIINIKVFGTDGLSGSNQIVLILSAMVASFVAIFRLGYSWETLQDGIVKSISSAMGSILILFLIGALAGTWLLSGIVPSMIYYGLKVLNAEVFLIAACFISAVVSVATGSSWTTVATVGVALLGIGKALGFEEGIIAGSIISGAYFGDKMSPLSDTTNLAPAMAGTDLFTHIRYMAKTTTPSMIITLILFGVIGINYTTSGSVDDVKVISEVIQSKFNVTPWLFVVPGLVLIMIVRKVPAVPALLAGALLGGVFAVIFQPEIISEVAAESGSSLYLNFKSVMMALYGEISVVTENDVVNELLVTGGMAGMLDTIWLILCAMAFGGIMEESGMLRVMAEAVIQKVHKVGSLIASTAATCIFFNITTSDQYLAILVPGRMYADVYRKRGLKPENLSRTLEDSATVTSVLVPWNTCGATQASVLGVATLVYAPYCFFNIISPFMTILYGYLKIGINYIEEEAEEV
- a CDS encoding NAD(P)/FAD-dependent oxidoreductase — its product is MFSYWEQKNFFNYDLIVVGAGFTGFSTAIHFKEKFPKAGVLILERGLFPTGASTKNAGFACFGSLTEILDDLWHMTQSEVLALVEKRYRGLTQIRKVFGDKSLRYVPSGGFELIQKDQLEALDQLEHMNALLSSIFEKKVFSLVKQPEMLGFSEGVKAIVKNRFEGELDPGAYLLSLWQKASQLGIQLLTGSEVLEVEPNEGKVLVTTGFQKTLSELKAGKIAICTNAFTQKIWPKAELEPGRGLVLVSEQLGMEFPWKGTFHYDKGYVYFREVDGRLLLGGGRNQDFSTEKTTEFEVNPKIRAYLTQIADEIIFPFRKVVWEKEWTGIMAFGKKKVPILEPIGSKTAVGVRLGGMGVAIGWEVGKDLSSILSEL